The following coding sequences lie in one Pseudarthrobacter phenanthrenivorans Sphe3 genomic window:
- a CDS encoding DUF2304 domain-containing protein: protein MGNTIAPFIFALLMVGIVLELVRRKVFREKYAALWLIIGIGALVLAGWPGLLSEVSKFLGVQVASNLLFALCIVLLLGVCLHLSWELSVVEDENRTLAEEVAILRSAVERIDMQLNRVAPARKALDESLHTSKPSHAAANPDATTREAPYSRHSVEG from the coding sequence ATGGGAAACACCATCGCCCCATTTATCTTCGCTCTGCTAATGGTGGGGATAGTGCTTGAACTTGTTCGGCGCAAAGTTTTTCGCGAAAAGTACGCAGCGCTTTGGCTTATCATCGGAATCGGCGCGCTCGTCTTGGCCGGCTGGCCTGGTCTGCTCTCGGAGGTAAGTAAGTTCCTCGGTGTGCAGGTCGCGTCAAATTTACTGTTTGCTCTTTGTATCGTGCTTCTACTCGGCGTTTGTCTTCATCTGTCGTGGGAGCTATCAGTGGTAGAGGATGAAAACCGGACTTTGGCTGAGGAAGTAGCGATCCTGAGGAGCGCCGTCGAACGGATCGATATGCAATTGAATCGTGTGGCTCCCGCCAGAAAAGCGCTAGATGAGTCCCTGCACACATCCAAGCCGTCGCATGCCGCCGCGAACCCGGATGCCACAACACGGGAAGCGCCTTATAGCAGACACTCCGTCGAGGGCTGA
- a CDS encoding transposase: protein MPVTAATCLITWSHDRRVRIEAAYASLTGVNAIPASSGNFQKSPSHPCRPQTIKQNWTTTVIWDDVLLGPGLCYPTVNSGCGSPPQGEQMN from the coding sequence TTGCCTGTCACTGCAGCGACCTGCCTCATCACCTGGTCCCACGACCGGCGGGTTCGAATTGAGGCCGCCTACGCCTCCCTGACCGGCGTAAACGCCATCCCCGCTTCCTCAGGAAATTTTCAAAAAAGCCCCTCGCATCCGTGTCGCCCTCAAACCATCAAGCAGAATTGGACCACCACTGTTATTTGGGATGACGTGTTGCTGGGGCCCGGTCTATGCTACCCGACCGTCAACAGTGGATGTGGGTCGCCTCCGCAGGGCGAGCAGATGAACTAG
- a CDS encoding polysaccharide biosynthesis protein, with translation MFKGKTLLITGGTGSFGNTVLKHFLHTDIGEIRIFSRDEKKQDDMRKAYNNDKLKFYIGDVRNIDSVREAMRRVDYVFHAAALKQVPSCEFFPMEAVKTNVLGTDNVLTAAIDAGVKKVICLSTDKAAYPINAMGTSKAMMEKVVIAKSRNVEASETLIACTRYGNVMASRGSVIPLFADQIRAGKPLTVTDPHMTRFLMNLDEAVKLVLFAFEHANQGDLFVQKADASTVGDLAAAMKILFNSDSEINVIGTRHGEKAHETLLTREERAKSEDLGDYFRVPADTRDLNYEKFFDSGDNVSETLEEYTSHNTQQLTVDEIIEKVKTTEYIQDLLSSIRSASWS, from the coding sequence TTGTTCAAGGGCAAGACACTTTTGATTACTGGAGGAACTGGCTCCTTTGGTAACACTGTTCTGAAGCACTTCCTTCACACTGACATAGGCGAAATCCGCATCTTCTCCCGTGACGAGAAGAAGCAGGATGACATGCGTAAGGCCTACAACAACGACAAGCTCAAGTTCTACATCGGTGATGTTCGTAACATAGACAGCGTACGCGAAGCCATGCGCCGAGTAGACTACGTTTTCCATGCAGCAGCCCTCAAGCAGGTTCCGTCCTGTGAGTTCTTTCCCATGGAGGCAGTCAAGACTAATGTCCTTGGGACGGACAACGTACTTACAGCCGCGATCGACGCAGGCGTGAAGAAAGTGATCTGCCTGTCCACGGACAAGGCGGCGTATCCGATCAACGCGATGGGTACTTCCAAGGCCATGATGGAGAAGGTCGTAATTGCCAAGTCCCGCAACGTGGAAGCCAGCGAGACATTAATTGCCTGCACACGGTACGGGAACGTGATGGCTTCGCGCGGATCAGTCATACCGTTGTTTGCTGACCAGATCCGGGCCGGTAAGCCGCTTACGGTGACGGATCCTCATATGACTCGCTTTCTGATGAACCTGGACGAAGCGGTTAAGCTAGTGCTTTTTGCCTTCGAGCATGCAAACCAAGGTGATCTGTTCGTGCAGAAGGCGGATGCGTCTACGGTAGGCGATCTGGCTGCGGCCATGAAAATTTTGTTCAACTCTGATTCTGAGATTAACGTCATCGGCACGCGCCATGGTGAAAAGGCTCACGAAACCCTCCTTACGAGGGAGGAGAGAGCAAAATCTGAAGACCTTGGAGACTACTTCCGAGTGCCTGCCGACACAAGGGACCTAAATTACGAGAAGTTCTTCGACTCCGGCGACAACGTGAGCGAGACGCTCGAGGAGTACACGTCCCACAACACGCAGCAGCTGACGGTCGATGAAATCATAGAAAAGGTTAAGACGACTGAGTACATCCAAGATCTCCTGTCTTCCATCAGGTCGGCTTCGTGGTCGTGA
- a CDS encoding ISL3 family transposase, with product MIEPTSPRPDAATAIFNLPDYRVTGTEVLSFGQRRIRVVATTEAGCPSCGVISTRAHSRRPQRLRDIPVAGPVEVVWAKRRFFCDEYLCPRRTFTEETTQVPRRARSTRRLREALVAAVIGSGRAAAEAAASFGVSWWLVQRALDSAALTLPDVDALAPRMLGIDEHRYRSVRFFRDPATKAWKRYEPWMTTIVDLDTGQVLGIVDGRDSEGVGDWLFARPLQWRLGVQVVAIDPSAAFRKALRMWLPRTAVSVDAFHLVKLGNDMLTEVRQRLTQQTHGRRGRSVDPVWANRRLLLRAGDTLSDRARDRLSTVFATDDATGKLQAAWLVKEQLRALLTTGSLADAAAAKDRLQVLVERAAQPETNRLWRTVCRWWKEIEVLIVTGATTAKVEANNTAIKHIKRTGRGFTNARNYKTRILLRSAARTAA from the coding sequence TTGATCGAGCCTACTTCGCCGCGCCCCGATGCTGCCACCGCCATTTTCAACCTGCCCGACTACCGAGTCACCGGCACCGAGGTCCTCTCCTTCGGCCAGCGGCGGATCCGGGTCGTGGCCACCACAGAGGCCGGTTGCCCGTCGTGTGGCGTGATCAGCACCCGGGCTCATTCCCGTCGGCCACAACGGTTGCGGGACATTCCTGTCGCCGGGCCGGTCGAAGTAGTCTGGGCCAAGCGGAGATTCTTCTGCGATGAGTACCTGTGCCCCCGCCGGACATTCACTGAAGAGACCACCCAGGTCCCGCGCCGGGCACGGTCCACCCGCCGGCTCCGTGAGGCCCTGGTGGCTGCCGTCATCGGCTCCGGCAGGGCCGCCGCGGAGGCCGCCGCTTCGTTCGGTGTCTCGTGGTGGCTGGTCCAGCGGGCTCTGGATTCGGCGGCGCTGACGCTGCCTGATGTAGATGCCCTGGCCCCGCGGATGCTCGGCATCGATGAACACCGCTACCGGTCCGTGCGGTTCTTCCGCGACCCCGCCACCAAGGCCTGGAAACGCTACGAACCCTGGATGACCACCATTGTCGATCTCGACACCGGACAAGTCCTTGGCATCGTGGATGGCCGCGACAGTGAGGGCGTCGGGGACTGGCTGTTCGCCCGTCCGCTTCAGTGGCGCCTGGGCGTGCAGGTCGTTGCCATCGACCCCTCGGCGGCGTTCCGCAAGGCCCTGCGGATGTGGCTGCCACGCACCGCTGTCTCGGTCGACGCGTTCCACCTGGTCAAGCTCGGCAACGACATGCTCACCGAAGTCCGTCAACGACTCACCCAGCAGACCCATGGTCGGCGGGGGCGCTCCGTTGACCCGGTCTGGGCCAACCGGCGACTGCTCCTGCGCGCCGGGGACACACTCTCGGACCGGGCACGGGACAGGCTCAGCACCGTGTTCGCAACCGACGATGCCACCGGGAAATTGCAGGCAGCGTGGCTTGTCAAGGAACAGCTCCGGGCCCTGCTGACTACCGGCTCTCTTGCCGACGCAGCCGCCGCGAAAGACCGGTTGCAGGTCCTGGTCGAGCGAGCCGCGCAGCCGGAGACGAACCGGCTCTGGCGCACGGTCTGCAGGTGGTGGAAAGAGATCGAAGTCCTCATTGTCACCGGTGCGACAACCGCGAAAGTGGAAGCCAACAACACCGCGATCAAACACATAAAAAGGACTGGCCGGGGATTCACCAACGCACGCAACTACAAAACGCGTATCCTGTTGCGCAGTGCCGCCAGAACAGCGGCATGA
- a CDS encoding IS110 family RNA-guided transposase, with protein MPAFWVGIDSGKRAHHCVVIDQTGTVLLSKRVENDENAVLELIATIAEIAAGGEVCWATDLNSGGAALLIELLAAHAQQLLYIPGRIVHHAAETYRGDGKTDAKDARIIADQARMRTDLQPVRRTDQISVDLRLLTARRTDLICDRVRAINRLRATLLEYFPALERAFDYSKQAPLVLLGGYQTPEGIRRIGLARLTGWLRKRGCRNSAKMAEKALIAANSQHTVLPTQTTGSALVVRLAGQISTLDAEIAGIDAQITDLFGKHDSADVLLTMPGFGPVLAATFLANIGGNLDAFDSVDRLASVAGLAPVPRDSGRISGNLHRPRRFNRRLLRTCYLAALSSLKNSAASRTYYDRKRGEGKSHKQALIALARRRINVLWAMLRDHTIYQEPMPRITAQAA; from the coding sequence ATGCCGGCATTCTGGGTAGGAATCGACTCAGGCAAAAGAGCACATCATTGCGTCGTGATCGATCAGACGGGGACCGTGCTGCTCTCGAAACGGGTCGAGAACGACGAAAACGCAGTGCTCGAACTCATAGCCACGATCGCGGAGATCGCGGCCGGGGGCGAAGTCTGCTGGGCCACGGATCTGAATTCCGGCGGAGCGGCCCTGTTGATCGAGTTGTTGGCCGCGCACGCCCAGCAACTGCTCTATATACCTGGACGGATCGTGCATCACGCTGCGGAGACCTACCGCGGAGATGGCAAGACCGACGCGAAAGATGCCAGGATCATCGCTGACCAGGCACGGATGCGCACGGACCTCCAACCAGTCCGCCGCACGGACCAGATCAGCGTTGACCTGCGGCTCCTCACCGCCCGCCGTACGGATCTGATCTGCGACCGTGTCCGGGCGATCAACAGGCTCCGCGCCACCTTGCTGGAATATTTCCCGGCTCTCGAGCGTGCGTTCGACTACTCCAAACAGGCGCCCCTGGTCCTCCTGGGCGGCTACCAGACACCCGAGGGCATCCGGCGGATCGGACTAGCTCGGCTCACCGGTTGGCTGAGGAAACGCGGCTGCCGCAATAGTGCCAAGATGGCAGAGAAGGCACTGATAGCCGCAAACTCCCAGCACACCGTACTGCCAACTCAGACCACAGGCTCTGCCCTGGTCGTCCGGCTGGCCGGGCAAATCAGCACTCTCGATGCGGAGATCGCCGGCATCGATGCCCAGATCACGGACCTGTTCGGGAAGCACGACAGCGCCGATGTTTTGCTCACCATGCCGGGCTTCGGCCCCGTACTCGCAGCTACTTTTCTCGCGAACATCGGCGGCAACCTGGACGCGTTTGACTCAGTCGACCGGCTCGCCAGCGTCGCGGGGCTGGCTCCCGTCCCGCGCGATTCCGGACGAATCAGCGGGAACCTGCACCGACCACGTCGCTTTAACCGCAGGCTCCTGCGGACCTGTTACCTCGCCGCCCTCTCCAGCTTGAAGAACAGCGCGGCCTCAAGAACCTATTACGACCGGAAGCGCGGAGAAGGAAAGTCGCATAAACAGGCCCTCATCGCCCTCGCCAGACGTCGCATCAACGTCCTCTGGGCGATGCTCCGTGACCACACCATCTACCAGGAACCAATGCCACGCATCACCGCTCAGGCGGCTTGA
- a CDS encoding polysaccharide biosynthesis C-terminal domain-containing protein has translation MKIVLTGSNGFLGWHTRVLAHSLGKETEALALGGKFDDAAAVAAVEQAELLVHVAGVNRGDDEAVRSGNIRFAEQLAETLGAAGSKPATVVYANSIQAGNGTAYGSGKEEAGRILKAAAERAGSRFVDVKLPNLFGEHGTPFYNSVVATFCRLAAEGKPLQVQDDKDLLLLHVQTAAEVLLGVHEPEDALRLATSRRVSEVANLIESMAATYSKGTIPDISQAFDRDMFNTYRSFLVGDRLPIPLDRKEDERGAFFEVVRSSGGEGQSSFSTTMPGITRGQHYHRRKIERFTVLSGTAEIAMRRLFSEEVVTYRVDGENPVAIDMPTMWSHNITNTGTDNLYTMFWISELFDPASPDTFPEEV, from the coding sequence ATGAAGATCGTGTTGACAGGAAGCAACGGCTTCCTTGGGTGGCATACACGTGTGTTGGCTCATAGCCTTGGCAAGGAGACTGAAGCACTTGCGCTGGGTGGCAAGTTCGACGACGCCGCCGCGGTCGCCGCCGTCGAACAGGCAGAGCTCCTCGTCCACGTGGCAGGGGTGAACCGGGGGGACGACGAGGCAGTGCGAAGCGGCAACATCCGTTTCGCCGAACAGCTTGCGGAAACGCTGGGGGCAGCTGGTTCGAAACCGGCGACGGTGGTTTACGCCAACTCCATTCAGGCGGGGAACGGCACCGCCTATGGCAGTGGTAAGGAAGAAGCAGGGAGGATCCTCAAGGCTGCCGCCGAACGGGCGGGCTCCCGCTTCGTCGATGTCAAGCTTCCCAATCTGTTCGGGGAGCACGGTACTCCCTTCTACAACTCCGTTGTGGCTACTTTTTGCCGCCTCGCTGCAGAAGGGAAGCCGCTGCAGGTGCAGGACGACAAGGATTTGCTCCTTTTGCACGTCCAAACTGCTGCTGAGGTGCTCCTGGGCGTTCATGAACCCGAGGACGCTCTCCGTCTTGCAACAAGCCGCCGGGTCAGCGAGGTCGCAAATCTCATTGAGTCAATGGCCGCGACCTACTCAAAGGGAACAATTCCGGACATCTCCCAGGCATTCGATAGGGACATGTTCAACACCTACCGGTCATTCTTGGTTGGCGACCGGCTGCCCATTCCCTTAGACCGTAAGGAAGACGAGCGAGGTGCGTTTTTTGAGGTAGTTCGCAGCAGCGGGGGAGAGGGCCAGTCCTCATTTTCAACCACGATGCCCGGCATCACCAGGGGGCAGCATTACCATCGGCGGAAAATTGAGCGGTTCACTGTACTGTCGGGGACTGCCGAAATCGCCATGCGTAGATTGTTCTCGGAAGAAGTAGTGACCTACAGGGTCGACGGCGAAAACCCTGTTGCCATTGATATGCCCACGATGTGGTCACACAACATCACCAACACTGGAACAGATAACCTTTACACCATGTTTTGGATCAGTGAACTTTTTGATCCAGCATCTCCCGACACTTTCCCGGAGGAAGTATGA
- a CDS encoding glycosyltransferase family 2 protein codes for MLSPKTRRVLVIMPAWNEGESVGQTVSEVLNMNEGYDVLVVDDGSKDATASIAEAAGATVLRLPFNMGVGGAMRAGFKYADRYGYEAVIQVDADGQHDPREIAAVLDGLETADISIGARFAAKGDYKVAGPRRWAMVFLAAVISALAHTKLTDVTSGFRAGNKRAIAQYLDHYPAEYLGDTIDSLVVAIKSGCIVTQIPVAMRPRQGGTPSHNPAKSAVYLLRSVFALLFAITRKRSRIAAQEGPA; via the coding sequence ATGCTTAGCCCAAAAACCCGACGCGTACTCGTGATCATGCCAGCTTGGAACGAAGGCGAATCAGTGGGACAGACGGTTTCTGAGGTACTCAACATGAATGAAGGGTACGACGTACTGGTGGTTGACGATGGGTCCAAGGATGCCACTGCTTCGATCGCCGAGGCGGCCGGAGCCACCGTTCTCCGGCTTCCGTTCAACATGGGCGTGGGCGGGGCGATGCGGGCTGGCTTCAAATACGCGGACCGATATGGCTATGAGGCGGTCATACAAGTGGATGCTGATGGACAGCACGATCCACGTGAGATAGCTGCGGTACTGGACGGCCTTGAAACAGCAGATATCTCCATTGGGGCCCGCTTTGCCGCCAAGGGCGACTACAAAGTCGCGGGACCTCGGCGGTGGGCAATGGTGTTCCTTGCAGCAGTAATCTCCGCGTTGGCGCACACAAAGCTAACGGACGTAACGTCCGGCTTCCGGGCTGGGAACAAACGAGCCATTGCGCAGTATTTGGACCACTACCCAGCTGAGTACTTAGGAGACACCATCGACTCACTGGTCGTAGCTATCAAGTCTGGTTGCATCGTTACGCAGATACCCGTGGCCATGCGTCCCCGCCAAGGTGGAACGCCCAGCCACAATCCTGCCAAGTCTGCCGTCTACCTCCTGCGCTCGGTCTTTGCCCTGTTGTTTGCCATCACTCGAAAACGGTCCCGAATCGCCGCACAGGAAGGCCCTGCCTGA
- the wecB gene encoding non-hydrolyzing UDP-N-acetylglucosamine 2-epimerase, translating into MSDLGRKLKVLTIVGTRPEIIRLAATIRRLDRSTDHVLVHTGQNYDYELNEVFFEDLGLRRPDHFLEADTSSLGSVLGSILAKTEQVLLVEKPDAMLVLGDTNSCISALMAKRLRIPVYHMEAGNRCFDENVPEETNRRLVDHVADYNLVYTEHARKNLLAEGLHPSRILLTGSPMKEVLLGNAGAIEASDVLERQELTPGGYFMVSIHREENVDSPERLTEILKALQCISDSHEIPVLISTHPRTRKRLEDQPEELKRGLRFHPPFGFNDYVKLQREAKLVLSDSGTISEESSLLGFPAVTLRDAIERPESLDTAAIITTGVKSDAIVDAIDIVLDQFETDGPPVIPADYQISDTSRRAVNFIRSTAHSHHQRTGIFVNINR; encoded by the coding sequence ATGAGCGACCTAGGCCGCAAGCTAAAAGTATTGACCATTGTGGGCACCAGGCCGGAAATTATACGGTTGGCTGCCACAATCCGCCGGCTTGATCGTAGTACGGACCACGTGCTGGTCCACACGGGCCAGAACTACGACTACGAGTTGAACGAGGTTTTTTTCGAGGATCTGGGCCTGCGACGCCCGGATCACTTCCTGGAGGCGGACACCTCGTCCCTGGGTAGTGTTCTAGGCTCAATCCTGGCAAAGACCGAACAGGTGCTTTTGGTTGAGAAGCCTGACGCGATGCTTGTGTTGGGCGACACCAACAGCTGTATCTCCGCCCTCATGGCCAAGCGCCTTCGGATCCCGGTCTACCACATGGAGGCGGGTAACCGCTGCTTTGATGAGAACGTTCCCGAGGAAACGAACCGACGGTTGGTCGACCATGTTGCTGACTACAACCTCGTATATACAGAGCACGCCCGCAAGAACTTGCTCGCGGAGGGACTGCACCCTTCGCGTATTCTGCTGACGGGATCACCCATGAAAGAGGTCCTGCTAGGCAACGCCGGGGCCATCGAGGCCAGCGACGTTTTGGAAAGGCAGGAGTTGACTCCCGGGGGCTACTTCATGGTCAGCATTCACCGTGAAGAAAACGTTGACAGCCCCGAACGCCTTACGGAGATACTCAAGGCCCTGCAGTGCATTAGCGATAGCCACGAGATTCCTGTTCTCATCTCCACCCATCCGCGAACCCGGAAGCGGTTGGAAGATCAGCCTGAAGAATTGAAGCGCGGCCTGCGATTCCATCCGCCATTTGGTTTCAACGACTATGTGAAGCTCCAGAGGGAGGCCAAACTGGTTCTGTCGGACAGCGGCACGATCAGTGAAGAGTCTTCACTGTTGGGATTCCCAGCAGTGACTTTGAGGGACGCGATAGAACGCCCAGAATCACTGGATACCGCTGCAATCATCACCACTGGGGTGAAGTCGGATGCAATCGTTGATGCCATCGACATAGTTCTGGATCAGTTCGAAACAGACGGCCCACCTGTCATTCCCGCGGACTACCAGATTTCTGACACGTCACGTCGCGCCGTGAACTTCATCCGTTCAACCGCGCATAGCCACCACCAGAGGACCGGAATCTTCGTTAATATCAACCGGTAA
- a CDS encoding DUF6541 family protein, with amino-acid sequence MHVHSNYLEGFLLSWWSVGPHLLFAIGVLFVPGAIVVSASRVRGVALFAIAPPISVTIVAVSALMAPLIGMEWSLLPVFVLTALMAAVAWAAARWSAGPSEAGKFFLGPVEWQIGLGHAAAVLIAAFLIGRRLVGAFGRPESFSQTFDNVFHLNAVRYILETGQGSSITVSSMTGGDFYPAAWHDLVALLAATTGADITVSVNVVNLVVASVCWPLGCIVLAHQLLGKRVAVSVAAGILSAAFGAFPLLLLDFGVLYPNFLGNALLPVAVALGVQALGLTSSKSGSALVTWLLFVSVLPGLTLAHPSSTMALLALMIPPFLILWTRFTARITRGSRRPAVSLMGAFFLLLLGLGMAAAAWKKVRPPEIAAFWPPVETTGRAIGEVITSSAIGRSVSWAVMALALTGLIVLIVQRKHLWLVGMYGVIAGLFVVVASFPFGELRTFLTGVWYNDPPRLASLLPLVTLPLAVVGAVHSWDRLVAPLGTRYLSSEKVPLSAHLRRAPGYVSLFVAGMAVVLLVVSTQQANIREAAISASGGYRLADDSPLISSDEMALLKRLPEKLPEDATLVGNPWNGSALAYAFTGRDLAQLHMLSKMPAGLEQLYTSLNKANSDPSVCPIVERLQVGYVLDFGHREVHGGDNGFRGLDNLEAAGVAKLVDAEGEAKVYELIACGK; translated from the coding sequence GTGCACGTCCACTCAAACTACTTGGAGGGTTTTCTTTTGTCGTGGTGGTCAGTAGGTCCGCATCTACTTTTTGCGATCGGCGTTCTATTCGTCCCCGGGGCAATTGTCGTCTCTGCCAGCCGGGTTCGTGGTGTGGCGCTGTTTGCCATAGCTCCACCTATCTCGGTGACCATCGTCGCGGTCTCTGCCCTGATGGCTCCGCTGATTGGCATGGAGTGGTCACTTCTGCCAGTCTTCGTTTTAACTGCCCTGATGGCGGCAGTTGCGTGGGCAGCCGCTAGGTGGTCCGCAGGGCCGTCGGAGGCCGGGAAGTTTTTTCTTGGTCCGGTCGAGTGGCAAATCGGTCTCGGTCATGCGGCCGCGGTGCTGATTGCTGCCTTTCTGATCGGCAGACGGCTTGTTGGCGCCTTCGGCCGTCCTGAGTCGTTTTCGCAGACATTTGACAACGTCTTTCACCTCAATGCTGTGCGCTACATCCTCGAAACAGGACAAGGTTCTTCCATCACCGTTAGTTCGATGACGGGCGGGGATTTCTACCCGGCTGCTTGGCATGATCTAGTCGCTCTGCTCGCGGCCACTACGGGTGCAGATATCACCGTGTCCGTGAACGTCGTAAACCTCGTTGTCGCCTCCGTTTGCTGGCCCCTTGGATGCATCGTCCTGGCCCATCAGCTTCTCGGCAAACGTGTTGCCGTTAGTGTCGCGGCAGGCATTCTGTCCGCAGCGTTCGGAGCCTTTCCGTTGCTGCTTTTGGATTTCGGTGTCCTGTATCCGAATTTCCTTGGAAATGCGCTGCTTCCGGTGGCAGTGGCTTTGGGGGTCCAGGCTTTAGGGCTGACAAGTTCCAAGTCGGGCTCCGCACTGGTCACTTGGTTGCTGTTTGTTTCAGTACTTCCGGGTCTCACCTTGGCGCACCCTAGCAGCACCATGGCGCTGCTAGCGCTGATGATACCTCCGTTCTTGATCCTGTGGACGAGGTTCACAGCAAGAATTACTCGAGGGTCCCGCCGTCCTGCGGTGTCCTTGATGGGAGCCTTTTTCCTGCTTCTCCTCGGACTCGGGATGGCTGCTGCTGCCTGGAAGAAGGTTCGGCCCCCGGAGATAGCAGCGTTCTGGCCTCCGGTGGAAACAACGGGTCGTGCTATCGGCGAGGTGATTACGAGTTCCGCTATTGGACGTTCTGTCTCGTGGGCTGTGATGGCTCTTGCCCTCACAGGACTTATCGTGCTGATCGTTCAACGCAAGCACCTTTGGCTGGTTGGAATGTATGGGGTGATTGCAGGTCTTTTCGTTGTCGTCGCTTCCTTCCCCTTTGGGGAGCTGCGGACCTTCTTAACTGGCGTCTGGTACAACGACCCGCCTCGGCTGGCTTCCCTGCTCCCTCTCGTCACTTTGCCGCTGGCCGTCGTAGGTGCCGTCCACAGCTGGGATAGGTTAGTGGCTCCGCTGGGCACTAGATACCTGTCATCGGAAAAAGTGCCTCTTTCGGCGCACCTCCGGCGAGCGCCGGGCTACGTGAGCTTATTCGTAGCTGGCATGGCTGTCGTCTTGCTTGTTGTCAGCACCCAGCAAGCCAACATCCGCGAGGCGGCAATTTCAGCATCGGGCGGATACCGGCTGGCTGACGATTCCCCACTGATTTCTTCAGACGAAATGGCCCTGCTCAAGAGGCTCCCCGAGAAACTTCCCGAGGACGCGACCCTGGTGGGGAATCCTTGGAACGGGAGTGCGTTGGCCTATGCCTTTACTGGCAGGGACCTTGCTCAGCTCCACATGCTCAGCAAGATGCCGGCAGGCTTAGAGCAGCTTTATACGTCACTGAATAAGGCAAACTCGGACCCATCTGTCTGCCCAATTGTTGAGCGCCTCCAGGTTGGCTACGTCCTGGATTTCGGTCACCGGGAAGTACACGGCGGCGACAACGGGTTCCGGGGTCTGGACAATCTGGAAGCGGCCGGGGTCGCCAAGCTGGTGGACGCTGAGGGCGAGGCAAAGGTTTACGAACTGATTGCCTGCGGAAAATGA
- a CDS encoding glycosyltransferase family 4 protein, which produces MVVNRKPRVLVVGQHYWPESFRINDICDYLVSNGVEVEVLCGLPNYPKGQFFPGYSWRGPYREEHNGVLVYRVPEIPRGNNSNLRIFLNYISFPLASLLHLPRLMFGQYDKILLYQLSPVMMSISGIILSKLRRIESTMYVLDLWPENLFSVLKVRNVIFRRLAESVSHWHYRQPDKMVVLSDQMRSKIQDISGVADEKIVVVPQACESLYEREIYDPEIADALGNEFKVVFTGNISPAQSFETIIDAAEILNSEGLTDISWVIVGDGMSRRDVEMEVKRRGLGNRFRFEGHRPVHDIPKYTTLADVLVGCLVKSELLEATVPAKVMSYIASGRPVVLAMDGEVRRLVEDEAKCGFVGPAADSTALANNIRKVYKMSADQRREFGVRGKAYHFANLERSIVLERLKSFLLK; this is translated from the coding sequence GTGGTCGTGAACCGTAAGCCAAGGGTTCTGGTAGTTGGTCAACACTATTGGCCGGAGTCGTTTCGCATTAACGACATCTGTGACTACTTGGTTTCCAATGGTGTCGAAGTAGAAGTTCTTTGTGGCCTTCCGAATTACCCAAAAGGGCAGTTCTTCCCCGGCTACTCCTGGAGGGGCCCCTATAGGGAAGAACATAATGGTGTTCTTGTTTACCGGGTACCCGAAATACCGCGGGGGAACAATTCGAACCTGCGGATTTTCTTAAACTATATCTCGTTTCCCCTTGCTAGTCTTCTGCACTTGCCGCGTCTTATGTTTGGGCAGTACGATAAAATATTGCTATATCAGCTGTCCCCCGTGATGATGTCGATCTCCGGAATAATCTTGTCCAAGCTTCGCCGGATAGAATCGACGATGTACGTACTCGACCTTTGGCCGGAAAACTTGTTCTCGGTGCTGAAAGTGCGGAATGTCATATTCCGCCGACTCGCCGAAAGCGTATCGCATTGGCACTACAGGCAACCTGACAAAATGGTAGTTCTGTCTGACCAGATGCGGTCCAAGATCCAGGATATTTCCGGTGTCGCGGATGAGAAGATTGTTGTTGTTCCGCAGGCTTGCGAAAGTCTTTATGAGCGTGAGATCTACGACCCGGAGATCGCTGACGCCCTTGGAAACGAATTTAAGGTCGTTTTTACTGGGAACATTAGTCCGGCCCAGTCCTTTGAAACAATAATAGACGCGGCGGAGATCCTGAATTCAGAGGGGCTTACAGACATATCTTGGGTCATTGTTGGGGATGGTATGAGTCGCCGGGACGTTGAGATGGAAGTCAAGCGTCGAGGTCTTGGAAACCGTTTCCGCTTTGAAGGGCACCGTCCCGTGCACGACATTCCCAAGTACACGACCCTGGCTGATGTTTTAGTGGGTTGCCTTGTCAAGAGCGAACTATTGGAGGCCACCGTGCCTGCCAAGGTGATGTCATACATTGCCTCGGGCCGCCCGGTGGTCCTTGCAATGGACGGGGAGGTTCGCAGGCTGGTAGAAGACGAGGCGAAATGCGGGTTCGTCGGCCCAGCTGCCGATTCCACAGCGTTGGCAAACAATATCCGAAAAGTATACAAGATGTCTGCTGACCAGAGGCGGGAGTTCGGAGTGCGGGGCAAGGCCTACCACTTCGCTAATTTAGAACGTAGCATTGTCTTGGAGCGTCTGAAGAGTTTTCTCCTGAAGTGA